A stretch of the Diadema setosum chromosome 16, eeDiaSeto1, whole genome shotgun sequence genome encodes the following:
- the LOC140240241 gene encoding uncharacterized protein: MEFAMEEEGRMEDDINDDMVGGAESEEELYNQMVQGQNRVFAERISEAEYARQRDLFTKQSVANLVQSQDYLQWHQVCTSCHANWYHGNSSPDCKECDGYSMTRPCPVCRGDERCSATWRRDVAMSHSFHMGHWCGKCNLPEAEQHALMLRHLVEADPDSLADALEDLGNR, from the exons ATGGAGTTTGCTATGGAGGAAGAGGGCCGCATGGAAGACGATATAAATGATGACATGGTTGGTGGGGCGGAGTCGGAAGAAGAGCTCTACAATCAGATGGTTCAAGGACAGAATAGAG TATTTGCAGAGAGGATATCAGAGGCAGAGTACGCCAGACAGAGGGATCTGTTCACGAAGCAGTCTGTGGCAAACCTGGTCCAGAGCCAAGACTACCTGCAGTGGCACCAAGTCTGTACCAG TTGTCATGCCAACTGGTACCATGGCAACTCCTCCCCTGACTGTAAGGAGTGTGATGGATACAGCATGACCAGACCTTGTCCAGTGTGCAGAGGGGATGAAAGATGCAGTGCTACATGGAGGAGAGATGTTGCAATG TCGCACAGTTTCCACATGGGCCACTGGTGCGGCAAATGTAATCTTCCCGAGGCTGAGCAACACGCCCTCATGCTTCGGCATTTGGTAGAGGCCGACCCTGACTCCCTGGCCGATGCCCTGGAAGACCTTGGCAATAGGTGA